Below is a window of Chthoniobacterales bacterium DNA.
TAGCGGCTTCCAGGGCGACGTCACGATCGACAATCTGACCAGCACCCCCATCCCGAACTGGCAGCTTTCCTTCCAAATGCCGCGCACCGTCTCGTCGATCTGGAACGCGCGAGTCGTCTCCCGTGTCGGCGAGGTCTACACCTTCGACGCCCAGCCCTATTCCTGGAACCAGTCGATCCCCGCCGGCGGCCGGGTTAGCTTCGGATTCACCGGAGCCCCCGGGGCGCTGACCGCCCCGCCCACCGGCTTCGCCTTCCAATCCGGGGCATCGACCCCGACCCCGACTCCGACCCCGACTCCGACTCCGACTCCGACTCCGACTCCGACTCCGACTCCCACTCCCACTCCCACTCCCACTCCCACTCCCACTCCCACTCCCACTCCCACTCCCACTCCCAC
It encodes the following:
- a CDS encoding cellulose binding domain-containing protein, translating into MKTLFLAALLLAFPFAASAQSAANTTYQTSQVRVTFTVSGDWGSGFQGDVTIDNLTSTPIPNWQLSFQMPRTVSSIWNARVVSRVGEVYTFDAQPYSWNQSIPAGGRVSFGFTGAPGALTAPPTGFAFQSGASTPTPTPTPTPTPTPTPTPTPTPTPTPTPTPTPTPTPTPTPTPT